Proteins encoded together in one Pantoea sp. CCBC3-3-1 window:
- a CDS encoding multidrug effflux MFS transporter, which yields MQKFTLLLLSLVLLAPLGIDLYLPTLPEIALGLNTPVSTIQTTIPLFLLVMGLGQIVAGPLVDNWGRKPIALAGLLLYVLGSVLAATAAGWPQFLCARIVQGCAVCCTAVVAFSGVRDRLDGEEAARAYGFLNGALNIVPALAPMLGGFLADAFGWRAPFWFLTCYALVIGMLVICFLPETRPAGTLAVKGIPLRQYWQILRQPRFLAFAFANAGALGMVLTYVSLAPQVLMTEGKLSALQFSIAFGANGFWIMLVSVLVNKMIRKVGRPVCLATGSFAMALGAVTLIAGVMLFPAAWQNNWALYMLPVAISVAGLAFTVGPATSYALEPYQQQAGVASALAGFIQMAGGSSAGLLMMALPLPEKSALALMMVVGAVLTGLAWVYSKKVRGTLTALTH from the coding sequence ATGCAAAAGTTCACCTTACTTCTTCTCAGCCTGGTGCTGCTTGCACCGCTGGGGATCGATCTTTATTTGCCTACGCTGCCTGAGATTGCGCTGGGGCTGAATACGCCCGTCAGCACAATCCAGACCACTATCCCGCTCTTTTTACTGGTAATGGGTCTGGGACAGATTGTTGCCGGCCCGCTGGTGGATAATTGGGGCAGAAAACCCATCGCGCTGGCGGGTCTGTTGTTGTATGTACTTGGCAGCGTCCTTGCCGCGACGGCAGCCGGGTGGCCACAGTTCCTCTGCGCGCGGATCGTGCAGGGCTGTGCCGTTTGCTGTACCGCCGTCGTTGCCTTCAGCGGCGTACGGGACCGGTTGGACGGGGAAGAGGCGGCCCGTGCCTATGGGTTCCTCAACGGCGCGCTTAATATTGTGCCGGCGCTTGCGCCTATGCTTGGTGGTTTTCTGGCAGATGCCTTTGGCTGGCGTGCGCCCTTCTGGTTCCTGACCTGCTATGCCCTGGTGATTGGCATGCTGGTGATTTGCTTCCTGCCGGAAACGCGTCCGGCCGGAACGCTGGCGGTAAAAGGTATTCCGCTGCGTCAGTACTGGCAGATCCTGCGTCAGCCGCGCTTTCTGGCTTTTGCCTTTGCAAACGCGGGCGCGCTGGGAATGGTTTTAACCTACGTTTCGCTGGCTCCCCAGGTTCTGATGACCGAAGGGAAACTGTCGGCGCTGCAATTTTCCATCGCCTTTGGTGCGAACGGCTTCTGGATTATGTTAGTCAGCGTGCTGGTGAATAAAATGATCCGCAAAGTGGGCCGTCCTGTCTGTCTGGCGACGGGCAGTTTTGCTATGGCATTGGGGGCTGTCACGCTGATTGCTGGCGTGATGCTGTTCCCGGCTGCGTGGCAGAATAACTGGGCGCTCTATATGCTGCCGGTTGCGATCTCGGTTGCTGGTCTGGCCTTTACCGTAGGCCCGGCCACCAGCTATGCGCTGGAGCCTTATCAGCAACAGGCGGGCGTCGCTTCTGCGCTGGCTGGCTTTATCCAGATGGCGGGCGGATCCTCTGCGGGACTGCTGATGATGGCACTGCCGCTGCCGGAGAAATCGGCGCTGGCGTTAATGATGGTTGTTGGTGCTGTTTTGACGGGTCTGGCCTGGGTGTACAGTAAGAAAGTGCGCGGTACGCTGACCGCGCTAACTCATTAA